In Phlebotomus papatasi isolate M1 chromosome 1, Ppap_2.1, whole genome shotgun sequence, the following proteins share a genomic window:
- the LOC129809502 gene encoding alpha-tocopherol transfer protein-like: MALVDLEYDLDEALKRENLSRDDLGKLREPPIPGVPTNITDKQLALFLNACGTVEETRKVIKIYYDARKNSPELFAERDPTRSEIQKCLQCQDYFYLPLTPEGYHVTFHRLSDYKITSYVFESAIKTYFMMIDTCLNKQGPRPGIIFLYDMKGVSLGHLTRVRIGTIRKFFHYLQEGLPAKLCAIHVFNVVPFFDKILTLIKPFMKAEIFNMMHLHPSNMNMEEFYTKYVPKSSLPSDFGGDCPSVAEMHEAFKKEFMNMKDFFAADEKATFGDRKIEKPDDIQSKFTKLEID, encoded by the exons atggCGCTTGTGGATTTGGAATATGATCTCGATGAGGCACTTAAGCGTGAAAATCTCTCAAGAGATGATTTGGGCAAATTGAGAGAACCACCAATTCCAGGTGTACCCACCAATATCACAGACAAACag cTAGCCCTCTTCTTAAATGCCTGTGGCACCGTCGAGGAGACACggaaagttattaaaatatactaTGATGCAAGGAAAAATTCTCCGGAACTCTTTGCTGAACGAGATCCCACTCGAAGTGAGATACAGAAGTGTCTGCAGTGCCA GGATTACTTCTACTTGCCACTCACTCCAGAAGGATACCATGTCACATTCCATCGTCTATCTGACTACAAAATCACCAGCTACGTCTTCGAGAGTGCTATAAAGACGTATTTTATGATGATAG ATACATGCCTTAACAAACAGGGACCACGACCGGGAATAATTTTCCTCTATGACATGAAAGGTGTCTCCCTTGGTCATCTGACTCGTGTCCGGATTGGTACTATCCGGAAATTCTTCCACTACCTTCAGGAAGGCCTTCCGGCAAAACTCTGTGCTATCCATGTGTTTAATGTGGTGCCATTCTTCGACAAAATCCTCACCCTAATCAAGCCATTCATGAAAGCAGAGATTTTTAACATGATGCATCTGCATCCATCAAATATGAATATGGAGGAGTTCTACACCAAGTACGTCCCAAAGAGCAGTCTCCCTTCGGACTTTGGTGGAGACTGCCCTTCAGTGGCAGAGATGCATGAGGCATTCAAAAAGGAATTTATGAATATGAAGGACTTCTTTGCCGCTGATGAGAAGGCAACATTCGGtgacagaaaaattgaaaagccTGATGATATTCAGAGTAAATTCACGAAGCTGGAAATTGACTAG
- the LOC129809507 gene encoding vacuolar protein sorting-associated protein 37B — protein sequence MNMNIYMSEVSQLLSYMSSDELKNLLNNDDQIEERVNDATKSLEKEKEEIMLENRIKAEENLAREPQLIELRGRVNDLSQEGKALYEAVEQKLNEIKTKSGSMSQDTALALLQTAAAESEEESENIVKQFMENEINVDTFLDSFHTARKTMHLRKLKADKMSELMRSSGPNPGGFGHPGYPVSGSVPYPTGPMAMPMPGFRPF from the exons ATGAATATGAATATTTATATGTCGGAAGTATCACAGCTTCTAAGCTACATGAGTTCGGATGAGCTAAAAAATTTACTGAACAATGACGATCAAATCGAAGAACGAGTGAATGATGCT ACAAAGAGTCTTGAAAAGGAAAAGGAGGAGATTATGCTGGAGAACCGCATAAAGGCGGAGGAGAACCTGGCCAGGGAGCCACAACTGATAGAGCTGAGAGGGCGTGTGAATGATCTGTCGCAGGAAGGAAAAGCCCTGTACGAGGCTGTGGAGCAGAAGCTCAATGAAATAA AAACCAAATCAGGGAGCATGTCGCAAGATACAGCTCTTGCTCTGCTTCAGACAGCTGCGGCAGAGAGTGAGGAGGAATCAGAGAATATTGTCAAACAATTCATGGAGAACGAGATTAATGTGGACACATTCTTGGATTCTTTCCATACCGCCAGGAAGACGATGCATCTGAGAAAATTGAAAGCAGATAAGATGTCTGAGTTAATGAGAAGTAGTGGTCCAAATCCTGGAGGATTTGGACATCCAGGATACCCGGTATCGGGTTCTGTGCCATATCCCACGGGCCCCATGGCTATGCCGATGCCAGGCTTCAGACCTTTCTGA
- the LOC129809506 gene encoding dnaJ homolog subfamily C member 30, mitochondrial, which produces MFRKCLNNLSSTQTHHIPSCCFSRTSLLQTKNHYDVLGLTPKATQNDIKAAYYKLSMQYHPDKNKGSDDAAKKFRDITAAYEVLGTYRLRKLYDKGILQPTTGPIHTPESEFKSPIEVQPDDDAQTKFYKSRFKRSEVPAGGAPIYDFDLWSKEHYGSSLNRNQKAKKKYEKKMADSGNSTGYSHIEILLFGGLVLCVLVFYANYDGAQYDKVKEKPPEK; this is translated from the exons ATGTTTAGAAAATGTCTTAATAACTTGAGCTCAACGCAGACTCACCATATTCCTTCATGTTGTTTCTCCCGGACAAGTCTTCTGCAGACTAAAAACCACTATGACGTCTTAGGACTCACCCCTAAAGCCACTCAGAATGACATCAAGGCAGCCTACTACAAGCTTTCGATGCAGTATCATCCGGACAAAAACAAGGGTAGTGATGATGCAGCCAAAAAGTTCCGGGACATCACTGCAGCTTACGAAGTTTTAGGGACTTACCGCCTGAGAAAGCTCTACGATAAAG GGATTCTTCAGCCAACTACTGGACCCATTCACACGCCAGAATCTGAATTCAAAAGCCCAATAGAAGTTCAGCCGGATGATGATGCTCAAACAAAGTTCTACAAATCGCGCTTCAAGAGATCCGAAGTCCCAGCAGGAGGAGCCCCCATTTACGATTTTGACTTGTGGTCCAAGGAGCACTATGGATCTTCGCTTAATCGGAATCAAAAGGCGAAAAAGAAGTACGAGAAGAAGATGGCAGATTCTGGGAATTCTACGGGATATTCTCACATTGAAATTCTCCTCTTTGGAGGCCTAGTGCTGTGTGTTCTCGTATTCTATGCCAACTACGATGGAGCTCAGTACGATAAAGTGAAAGAGAAGCCACCAGAAAAGTAA
- the LOC129809505 gene encoding probable 18S rRNA (guanine-N(7))-methyltransferase, which translates to MARRPEHLAPPEIFYNEDEARKYTNNTRIIDIQVQMCERAVELLALPEDESHLILDIGCGSGLSGSVLEDQGHIWIGLDIAQAMLDVALEREVEGDLILGDMGQGVPFKAGSFDAAISISALQWLCNADKKSHNPQKRLYTFFSTLFSCLTRSARAVFQFYPENASQIELVTSQAMKAGFLGGLVVDYPNSAKAKKYFLVLMTGGMAQLPQALGTEGDGDQVDYAKKREMAKRARGKPLKKSRDWILAKKERRRRQGKETRADTKYTGRRRPDRF; encoded by the exons ATGGCAAGACGTCCAGAACATTTAGCCCCACCGGAAATT TTCTACAACGAGGATGAAGCCAGGAAGTACACAAACAA TACTCGTATCATCGACATCCAGGTGCAGATGTGCGAGAGAGCTGTGGAGTTACTAGCTCTCCCGGAAGATGAGTCACACTTGATTCTAGACATTGGATGCGGATCTGGGCTATCTGGAAGTGTTCTTGAGGATCAGGGTCACATCTGGATTGGACTAGATATAGCCCAAGCCATGCTGG ATGTTGCCTTGGAACGGGAAGTAGAGGGAGATCTAATACTGGGAGACATGGGGCAGGGTGTTCCCTTCAAAGCAGGAAGTTTTGATGCTGCAATCTCCATATCTGCCCTTCAGTGGCTCTGCAATGCCGACAAAAAGAGTCACAATCCTCAAAAGAGGCTCTACACCTTCTTCAGTACACTTTTCTCCTGCCTGACCCGAAGTGCACGTGCTGTTTTCCAATTCTATCCCGAAAATGCCAGTCAAATTGAACTGGTGACATCGCAGGCCATGAAAGCAGGCTTTCTGGGAGGCCTTGTAGTAGACTATCCGAATTCAGCTAAAGCCAAGAAGTACTTCTTGGTGCTAATGACTGGTGGAATGGCGCAATTGCCTCAGGCTTTAGGTACTGAGGGAGATGGGGACCAAGTGGATTACGCAAAGAAGAGAGAAATGGCCAAGAGAGCCCGGGGGAAGCCACTGAAGAAGTCCAGGGATTGGATATTGGCCAAAAAAGAACGCAGAAGGCGTCAAGGCAAGGAAACCCGTGCAGATACAAAATATACAGGAAGGAGGCGTCCTgatagattctga